Proteins encoded together in one uncultured Desulfosarcina sp. window:
- a CDS encoding ferrous iron transport protein A, protein MTIPLSRAPFDRPLILKDITEPDLEALLSRVGLFRGHAFVREDEDVLVHPVRVRGPKGEAVLGGGMAMRVIVHLDDGRRMPLADMTAGQRGHIEGTTCSANLSDALNTLGLHENEEIVYLRQLPPMDYTILVDRNVKQRIQEGMAAKIWGRIGDRHLQFVSAGKGQPFFVEKILGGSQSANALRKKGIVQGRTIALYAVAPAQIFNMAAHAPVVISTNDGLHLHLRKRQAEHMLVLLAKK, encoded by the coding sequence ATGACGATTCCACTGAGCCGGGCACCTTTTGACCGTCCACTGATCCTTAAGGATATTACCGAACCCGACCTGGAGGCCTTACTCTCCCGTGTGGGTCTTTTTCGCGGGCACGCTTTCGTTCGGGAAGACGAAGATGTGCTGGTGCATCCGGTGCGTGTGCGCGGCCCCAAAGGAGAAGCCGTGCTTGGCGGGGGAATGGCCATGCGCGTGATCGTGCATCTGGACGATGGACGCCGCATGCCGTTGGCAGATATGACCGCCGGACAGCGGGGACATATCGAGGGCACCACCTGCTCCGCCAACCTCTCCGATGCCCTGAACACATTGGGGCTGCATGAAAACGAAGAAATTGTCTACTTGCGTCAACTGCCCCCGATGGACTATACTATTCTGGTGGATCGCAATGTGAAACAGCGCATCCAGGAAGGCATGGCAGCCAAAATCTGGGGCCGCATCGGCGACCGCCATCTGCAGTTCGTCTCGGCCGGCAAGGGACAGCCCTTCTTTGTAGAAAAAATCCTCGGCGGTTCGCAATCCGCAAATGCGCTTCGGAAAAAGGGTATCGTTCAAGGACGCACCATTGCCCTGTATGCGGTAGCGCCGGCCCAAATCTTCAATATGGCGGCCCATGCGCCCGTGGTCATCAGCACCAATGACGGACTGCACCTTCATCTTCGGAAGCGTCAGGCTGAGCATATGCTGGTTCTGCTGGCGAAAAAATAG
- a CDS encoding ubiquinol-cytochrome C chaperone family protein: MSEIKLREPDPDLIPLLRKCSSEELDNLVGYLTQKGGVSSQLKSTKPYRRWHPDHSKYVDEIIAEIQKYGGNTIFNIVRGGVGVTYRDIVLKVASRLKVKTVKGDPIDQVEQQILMKVLEKSWEKMNDTEKKTLIEGIMPETGVGDLPKEFPTALLQAGIIAGGGIVSYKLSLIVAGAVARASLERGITFIAGTSVARWSAAFAGAVGLGIAALWTLFDVLGPAYRVLIPCVLHIALLRQLYALKESGVDPRKMPADAGHSARREILFRKFS; the protein is encoded by the coding sequence ATGTCGGAAATCAAGCTCAGGGAACCCGATCCCGATCTGATTCCTCTGTTGAGAAAATGCAGCAGCGAAGAACTGGATAATCTGGTAGGGTATCTCACCCAAAAAGGCGGGGTCTCCTCGCAACTGAAGAGCACCAAACCATACCGGCGCTGGCACCCCGACCACAGTAAGTACGTGGACGAGATTATCGCCGAAATCCAGAAGTACGGCGGGAACACGATTTTCAATATCGTTCGCGGCGGGGTGGGGGTGACCTACCGGGATATCGTTTTAAAAGTGGCGTCCCGTCTAAAGGTGAAGACCGTCAAGGGCGACCCCATCGATCAGGTCGAGCAGCAGATTCTGATGAAAGTGCTGGAAAAATCCTGGGAGAAGATGAACGATACGGAAAAAAAGACATTGATCGAAGGCATCATGCCCGAAACCGGTGTCGGGGATCTGCCCAAGGAGTTTCCGACGGCCCTTTTGCAGGCCGGAATCATCGCCGGAGGTGGAATCGTCTCCTACAAATTGTCGCTCATCGTGGCCGGCGCGGTGGCCCGGGCATCGCTCGAGCGGGGGATTACCTTTATCGCCGGCACATCCGTGGCACGCTGGTCCGCGGCCTTCGCCGGAGCCGTGGGACTGGGGATCGCCGCATTGTGGACCCTGTTCGATGTGCTGGGGCCGGCGTATCGGGTACTGATCCCGTGTGTATTGCATATCGCCCTGCTCAGGCAGCTTTATGCGCTGAAGGAAAGCGGCGTGGATCCTCGAAAAATGCCGGCCGATGCCGGTCACTCGGCCCGACGGGAAATTCTGTTCCGCAAATTTTCTTAA
- a CDS encoding SRPBCC family protein, translating into MTTFETSVVIARPLEDVFAFTTDISNNTKWQKILVDAGLTRGETMDVGATYRYTVKFMGKRIETEAVVTAFEENRAFSAKTLRGPVTGEFHLAFEPVYAGTALTTRCKAELGYFKYTKPIALRLAKEQYRKDLDALKHILEASPDDGETLASRQ; encoded by the coding sequence ATGACAACATTCGAAACGAGCGTGGTGATCGCCAGGCCCTTGGAAGATGTGTTTGCCTTTACAACCGACATCAGCAATAACACCAAATGGCAGAAAATTCTGGTGGACGCCGGCCTGACCCGGGGAGAGACCATGGATGTCGGGGCGACCTATCGCTATACGGTTAAATTCATGGGAAAACGCATAGAAACCGAAGCCGTGGTGACCGCCTTCGAAGAAAACCGTGCGTTTTCGGCCAAAACCCTGCGCGGCCCCGTGACAGGTGAATTTCATCTGGCCTTCGAGCCGGTCTATGCCGGCACGGCGCTGACCACCCGCTGCAAGGCCGAACTCGGCTATTTCAAATATACCAAACCCATTGCCCTGCGGCTGGCCAAAGAACAGTATCGAAAGGATTTGGATGCGCTGAAACACATCCTCGAGGCATCTCCTGACGACGGCGAGACATTGGCTTCTCGTCAATAG
- a CDS encoding heavy metal translocating P-type ATPase has product MSKSSSDIPRFRIVHELAERIRIHFPALYDPLLDNAYFQAVVENLPGVRRVRINGRAASVVVEYDGSPASREKILTTLRHLPSDVYATRAVDDSNSPELADVFIKGALTLAGLKAPLEVAAPLSLLLGLPVIVKGVDTFFNQGVKVETLDAAAVGLSLARGDFFTSNSIVTLLAMGEYLEASSENRSTELLKSLLRPQVEHVWVQRNGEEIRIPIAKVVVGDKVVCGPGDIIPVDGTVEDGEASVNQSSITGESVSVHLFSGREALSGSVVEEGRLVILAEQVGSETSMARITRFMENSLRSKSESQTRSAELADKLVPVTLALGTAIFLLTGDIARATAVLTVDYSCAIKLANPVAVKTAMYDAAKSGVLVKGAQALDALAGIDTLVLDKTGTLTNGVLQVTDVVSTGDLTADALLALAAAAEQHYAHPVAHAVMQAAQERGLELPAMSNVDYIVAHGVSAYVEDQRVLAGSLHFLQDDEGVDCSGVSALADRLRREGNNLLYISRSGVLEGVIAFRDDLRPEAPAVLRGLKATGIRRIVVLTGDHRDTAQAVIGPLDDVSELHWEMKPEDKSRIVKELKDDGCTVAFVGDGVNDAPAMITAQVGICMPDGSNLAKEAAMVLLLEDDLEALLKARQVATQTRVVIENCFKSAVGFNSIVLLMATLGVIPAVASALLHNMSTVSILGYAALSNRTNGKR; this is encoded by the coding sequence GTGTCAAAATCAAGCAGCGATATCCCACGCTTTCGCATCGTTCACGAACTCGCCGAGAGAATACGGATCCATTTTCCGGCCCTTTACGATCCTTTGTTGGACAACGCCTATTTTCAGGCGGTGGTCGAAAATTTACCCGGTGTCCGGCGGGTGCGGATCAACGGCCGGGCCGCCAGCGTGGTTGTGGAATATGATGGATCGCCGGCAAGTCGGGAAAAAATTCTCACTACGCTCCGCCATCTTCCGTCCGATGTGTATGCAACCCGGGCGGTGGATGACAGCAATTCGCCCGAACTGGCCGATGTTTTCATCAAGGGCGCCCTGACTTTAGCCGGGCTGAAGGCACCGCTGGAAGTTGCGGCGCCGCTGAGCCTGCTGCTGGGGCTGCCGGTCATTGTAAAGGGCGTGGACACCTTTTTTAATCAAGGCGTCAAAGTAGAAACCCTCGATGCCGCAGCCGTGGGTCTGTCTCTGGCCCGTGGAGACTTCTTCACATCCAATTCAATCGTTACCCTTCTGGCCATGGGCGAATACCTGGAGGCCAGTTCGGAAAACCGTTCGACCGAACTGCTCAAGAGCCTGCTGCGCCCCCAGGTTGAGCATGTATGGGTCCAGCGCAACGGCGAGGAAATTCGCATCCCCATCGCCAAGGTGGTTGTCGGCGACAAAGTGGTCTGCGGCCCCGGCGACATCATCCCCGTGGACGGCACGGTAGAAGACGGCGAAGCGTCGGTAAACCAGAGTTCCATAACGGGTGAGTCGGTTTCTGTTCACCTTTTTTCGGGCAGGGAGGCGCTCTCCGGCTCCGTGGTCGAAGAGGGAAGACTGGTTATCCTGGCCGAGCAGGTCGGCTCTGAAACGAGCATGGCCCGCATTACGCGGTTCATGGAAAACTCCCTGCGCTCGAAATCGGAATCCCAGACCCGCAGCGCCGAACTGGCCGACAAACTGGTTCCGGTTACCCTGGCCCTGGGCACGGCCATCTTTCTTCTCACCGGCGATATTGCCCGGGCGACCGCCGTATTGACCGTCGACTATTCCTGCGCCATCAAGTTGGCCAACCCCGTCGCCGTGAAAACGGCCATGTACGATGCGGCCAAAAGCGGCGTTCTGGTCAAAGGCGCCCAGGCCCTGGACGCCCTGGCCGGGATCGACACCCTTGTGCTCGACAAGACCGGCACCCTGACCAACGGTGTGCTGCAGGTAACCGATGTCGTATCGACCGGAGATTTGACGGCGGATGCACTGCTGGCGCTGGCGGCTGCCGCGGAGCAGCATTACGCCCATCCGGTGGCCCATGCGGTGATGCAGGCCGCCCAAGAGCGCGGGCTGGAACTGCCGGCCATGTCCAATGTCGACTATATCGTGGCCCACGGGGTTTCCGCCTATGTCGAGGACCAGCGTGTTCTGGCGGGCAGCCTGCATTTTTTGCAGGATGACGAAGGCGTCGATTGCAGCGGCGTCAGCGCATTGGCGGATCGTCTGCGTCGGGAGGGGAACAACCTGTTGTATATCAGCCGGTCCGGGGTTCTGGAAGGCGTGATTGCGTTTCGGGACGACCTGCGGCCCGAAGCGCCGGCGGTCCTGCGGGGGCTCAAAGCCACCGGTATCCGCCGGATTGTCGTGCTTACCGGCGACCACAGGGATACGGCCCAGGCCGTCATCGGCCCGCTCGACGACGTCAGCGAACTTCACTGGGAGATGAAACCGGAAGACAAGTCCCGGATCGTCAAGGAGTTGAAAGACGATGGGTGCACGGTGGCCTTTGTGGGCGACGGCGTCAACGACGCGCCGGCCATGATCACCGCCCAGGTGGGGATCTGCATGCCCGACGGATCGAACCTGGCCAAGGAGGCTGCCATGGTGCTTCTTTTGGAAGACGATCTGGAGGCCTTGCTCAAGGCCCGTCAGGTAGCGACCCAAACGCGCGTGGTAATCGAAAACTGTTTCAAGTCCGCCGTGGGATTCAACTCCATCGTTCTCCTGATGGCTACCTTGGGCGTCATCCCGGCCGTTGCCTCGGCACTGTTGCATAACATGAGCACCGTCAGTATTTTGGGATACGCCGCCTTGAGTAATCGGACGAACGGCAAACGGTAA